In Sphingobacterium sp. lm-10, one DNA window encodes the following:
- a CDS encoding peptide MFS transporter encodes MNSSANMNPSGAAQTEPEKLLLGHFPGLFVLFFTEMWERFSFYGMRVLLIQFLTASVLTANPGWGWSAEQAGALYGTYAMLLYITPIFGGIIADKYIGSRAAVIIGAIIMTLGHAAMAFNSPIMFFVGLAGLVIGTGFFKPNMPAILGEMYRFRPEKKDGAYTIFYMGVNAGAFFGMMLCGYLGETVGWHWGFGLAGIFMLLGTIQFWLAKPLMGDLGVLKKSISPEQKEITNLEEGETTYNRFTKVDFLLIIIVSIVGLTYAFNDPLSKNNVLDMFAFLDTDSLRGQNIVVLSALVIFLALVVSRILRYAKVVRDRMFGVILLAVFLIFFFMSFEQGATSLVLVARDYVDRELTGNSLYVFNTINTLLTIVPLIIISWVLVRLSIITWSKTAASNIILFICFILIWGAGIWMLYREFTAEVSAIKVSWFSILNSFFIISLASTISRIWDSKYNPSAAVKYGLGLFFVAIGFLILGMGSLQVGSGVKMSMVFLVLTYLFHTIGELFISPVGLSYVSKLVPARMLAFMFGMWYLAIAIAQKLAAILGGQVEVIQENYSLSHFFFLFTIIPAAGGLLVILLNPLIKKLMHGIK; translated from the coding sequence ATGAATTCATCGGCTAATATGAACCCATCAGGTGCTGCCCAAACGGAACCGGAAAAATTGCTATTAGGTCACTTTCCAGGATTATTTGTACTGTTCTTCACGGAAATGTGGGAACGCTTCTCCTTTTATGGGATGCGCGTGTTACTCATTCAGTTTTTAACAGCCTCTGTGCTTACTGCCAATCCGGGTTGGGGCTGGTCTGCCGAGCAGGCAGGTGCCCTATACGGTACCTATGCGATGTTACTCTACATTACACCTATTTTTGGAGGTATCATTGCCGATAAATACATCGGTTCTCGCGCAGCGGTGATCATCGGTGCGATTATCATGACCTTAGGTCATGCCGCTATGGCGTTTAATTCACCGATTATGTTTTTTGTTGGTTTGGCAGGTTTGGTGATCGGTACCGGTTTCTTCAAGCCTAATATGCCAGCTATTCTCGGGGAAATGTACCGTTTCCGCCCGGAGAAGAAAGACGGCGCTTACACCATCTTTTATATGGGTGTGAATGCCGGTGCATTTTTCGGAATGATGCTCTGCGGTTATCTGGGAGAGACCGTCGGTTGGCATTGGGGATTCGGCCTTGCCGGAATATTTATGTTACTAGGCACTATTCAGTTTTGGTTAGCAAAGCCGTTGATGGGTGATCTGGGGGTACTTAAAAAATCGATTAGCCCAGAACAAAAAGAAATAACCAATCTGGAAGAAGGAGAAACGACCTACAATCGATTTACAAAGGTCGATTTCTTGTTGATCATCATCGTTTCTATCGTTGGATTAACATATGCTTTCAACGATCCTTTGTCTAAGAACAATGTATTGGATATGTTCGCGTTTTTGGATACCGATAGCCTGCGCGGCCAAAATATTGTGGTGCTAAGTGCTTTGGTAATCTTCTTGGCTTTGGTAGTTTCCCGTATTTTACGTTACGCGAAAGTCGTCAGAGACCGGATGTTTGGCGTGATCTTATTGGCGGTCTTTCTCATCTTCTTTTTCATGAGTTTTGAGCAAGGAGCTACTTCCCTTGTACTGGTTGCACGTGATTATGTCGACCGAGAGTTAACAGGGAATAGTTTGTATGTCTTTAATACCATTAACACCTTGTTGACTATCGTACCGTTGATTATTATCTCTTGGGTTTTAGTTCGTTTGTCTATTATCACCTGGTCGAAGACAGCGGCATCCAACATCATTCTATTCATCTGTTTTATATTGATCTGGGGTGCTGGAATCTGGATGCTATATCGGGAGTTTACAGCAGAAGTTTCAGCGATTAAGGTTTCCTGGTTCTCCATTCTTAATTCCTTTTTCATCATCTCTTTAGCCTCCACTATATCTCGTATCTGGGATTCCAAATACAATCCTTCAGCGGCAGTGAAATATGGACTAGGCCTATTCTTCGTGGCAATTGGCTTTTTAATCTTAGGTATGGGCTCTTTACAGGTTGGCTCTGGCGTAAAGATGTCGATGGTGTTTTTGGTGTTAACCTATTTATTTCACACGATCGGAGAGCTCTTTATCTCTCCTGTAGGACTGTCATACGTTTCCAAATTAGTACCCGCACGCATGCTGGCCTTCATGTTTGGCATGTGGTACCTGGCGATCGCTATCGCACAAAAGCTTGCCGCTATCCTAGGTGGACAGGTAGAGGTCATTCAAGAGAATTATTCTTTAAGCCATTTTTTCTTCCTATTTACCATTATTCCGGCTGCCGGTGGTTTGCTGGTTATCCTGTTAAATCCATTGATCAAAAAATTGATGCACGGCATCAAATAG
- a CDS encoding peptide MFS transporter, giving the protein MSKELTLEDIQNFEGKYPKQLWYLFLVEMWERFCFYGMRGVLAIFMVDQLLLSDRDANLKYGAIQAFVYAFTFVGGIFADKFLGFKRSLIFGASMMLLGNGLIALSPHDYFYFGIALTIIGTGFFKPNISSMVGDLYKEDDPRRDAGFGMFYSGINVGALLGGILCVYLGKNYSWNYAFAAAALVMFIGLAIFLATKKHIKPIGNSPLLHMPAATRIRTELFVYLAALASIPLIFLMINNTLYTDYFMYIIGPIALGYFFVQMRRESDAKARQQLTAALILILFSILFFAIFEQAGGSLALFANNNLHDNLLFFRIDPNVVNNGANSLFVIVFSPLLGLLWLAMAKRKAEPNTVIKFALGFVFLGLAYYLFFGTRFFADADGKTSLGVFTLAYLAVTIGELCLSPIGLSMITKLSPKRLGGMMMGLWFLASAYGQYVAGLLGAGMSSPEANATPLDKLMAYTDGYQQLALYSIVAAVVLFALSPFIKRLMHGVR; this is encoded by the coding sequence ATGTCTAAAGAACTTACACTAGAAGATATTCAAAATTTTGAGGGCAAGTACCCCAAGCAGTTGTGGTATCTCTTTTTAGTGGAAATGTGGGAACGCTTCTGCTTTTACGGAATGCGGGGTGTGCTCGCTATTTTCATGGTCGATCAGCTGTTGTTGTCTGATCGGGATGCTAATTTGAAATACGGTGCCATTCAGGCATTTGTGTATGCGTTTACTTTTGTCGGTGGTATTTTTGCCGATAAATTTTTGGGATTCAAACGCTCTTTGATTTTCGGTGCCTCGATGATGTTGCTGGGTAACGGACTGATTGCCTTATCACCGCATGATTATTTTTACTTCGGCATCGCGCTCACGATTATTGGTACGGGCTTTTTTAAACCCAATATCTCTTCGATGGTGGGCGATTTGTACAAAGAAGATGATCCAAGAAGGGATGCTGGTTTTGGCATGTTCTATTCAGGTATCAACGTGGGTGCTTTGTTAGGGGGTATCCTCTGCGTATACCTGGGCAAAAACTATTCTTGGAATTATGCTTTTGCCGCTGCAGCGCTAGTGATGTTTATCGGTTTGGCCATATTTTTGGCGACAAAAAAGCACATTAAGCCCATTGGCAATAGTCCATTACTACACATGCCCGCGGCCACACGCATCCGCACCGAGCTATTTGTATATTTAGCCGCATTAGCCAGTATTCCACTCATCTTTCTGATGATCAATAATACGCTGTATACCGACTACTTTATGTACATCATCGGCCCGATAGCCCTCGGATACTTTTTTGTACAGATGAGAAGGGAAAGTGATGCTAAAGCACGGCAGCAATTGACCGCCGCTTTAATTTTGATCCTGTTCTCCATCTTATTTTTTGCAATTTTTGAACAGGCTGGCGGATCTTTGGCCTTGTTTGCCAATAATAATCTACACGATAATCTCTTGTTCTTTCGGATAGATCCAAACGTAGTAAACAACGGCGCAAACTCCCTTTTCGTCATTGTGTTCAGTCCGCTGTTGGGTTTGCTTTGGTTGGCGATGGCCAAAAGAAAGGCAGAGCCTAACACGGTAATTAAGTTTGCTTTGGGTTTTGTGTTTCTCGGCTTGGCGTATTACCTGTTCTTCGGTACGCGTTTCTTTGCCGATGCAGATGGTAAAACCTCTCTAGGCGTGTTTACCTTAGCGTACTTAGCCGTTACAATCGGTGAGCTTTGTTTGTCACCCATCGGTTTATCCATGATCACCAAATTATCTCCGAAACGATTGGGCGGTATGATGATGGGATTATGGTTTTTGGCTAGTGCGTACGGCCAGTATGTCGCAGGTTTATTAGGCGCAGGCATGTCTTCGCCAGAAGCTAATGCGACGCCTTTAGACAAACTGATGGCCTATACCGACGGCTACCAACAATTGGCTCTTTATTCTATTGTAGCGGCGGTCGTGTTATTTGCACTTTCTCCATTCATAAAGCGATTGATGCACGGCGTCCGATAG
- a CDS encoding polyprenol monophosphomannose synthase yields MADSLIIIPTYNEKENIERIIRKVFSLEGDFHILIVDDGSPDGTGMIVKELCQSFTDRLFIEERRGKLGLGTAYIHGFRWALARSYAYIFEMDADFSHNPDDLLRLKEACITGADMAVGSRYIQGVNVVNWPMKRVLLSYFASMYVRAIMRINIQDATAGFVCFRREVLETIPLDKIRFVGYAFQIEMKFKAIQDGFRVVEVPIIFTDRTHGTSKMSTKIFREAFWGVISLKWASLFKKSNRKGERG; encoded by the coding sequence GTGGCAGATAGTCTGATAATCATTCCTACGTACAACGAAAAGGAAAACATAGAACGCATTATTCGGAAAGTGTTTTCTTTGGAGGGTGACTTCCATATATTGATCGTTGATGATGGCTCTCCAGATGGAACTGGAATGATTGTGAAGGAACTCTGCCAATCTTTTACTGATCGCTTATTTATTGAAGAGCGTCGCGGAAAACTGGGGTTAGGTACTGCATATATCCATGGGTTTCGCTGGGCATTGGCTCGCTCGTATGCGTATATCTTTGAAATGGATGCCGATTTTAGTCACAATCCAGATGACTTGCTTCGATTAAAAGAAGCGTGCATAACGGGTGCTGATATGGCGGTGGGATCTCGTTATATTCAAGGCGTAAATGTGGTGAACTGGCCGATGAAGCGTGTGTTGCTATCTTATTTTGCCTCCATGTATGTACGTGCGATCATGCGTATTAATATTCAGGATGCGACAGCGGGTTTTGTGTGTTTCCGACGGGAAGTACTGGAAACTATTCCCTTGGATAAGATTCGTTTTGTAGGCTATGCCTTCCAGATCGAAATGAAATTTAAGGCAATACAGGATGGCTTTCGTGTAGTAGAAGTACCCATTATATTTACGGATCGCACGCATGGTACTTCGAAGATGAGCACCAAGATTTTCCGAGAAGCATTCTGGGGTGTGATTAGTTTGAAGTGGGCGAGTTTGTTTAAGAAATCTAATAGAAAGGGAGAGAGAGGATGA
- the ruvB gene encoding Holliday junction branch migration DNA helicase RuvB: protein MNENLDPNAERLSHTEKELERVLRPQTFEDFTGQAKILENLSIFVKAAKLRGEALDHVLLHGPPGLGKTTLSHIIANEMGVGIKITSGPVLDKPGDLAGLLTGLDEGDILFIDEIHRLSPLVEEYLYSAMEDFKIDIMLETGPNARSVQISLNPFTLVGATTRSGLLTAPLRARFGINSRLQYYDVKLLTTIVDRSAHIIRIPISEEGAYEIARRSRGTPRIANALLRRTRDFAQIKGTGNIDKAIAQFALNALNVDEHGLDEMDNRILSTIIDKFKGGPVGLKTIATAVGEDEGTIEEVYEPFLIQEGYLMRTSRGRECTEMAFKHLGKLYPRGNTLF from the coding sequence ATGAACGAAAATCTAGATCCGAATGCAGAGCGGCTAAGTCATACCGAGAAAGAGCTGGAACGGGTACTGCGTCCGCAGACTTTTGAGGACTTTACCGGTCAGGCTAAGATTCTGGAGAACCTTTCCATATTCGTGAAAGCAGCGAAGCTACGGGGCGAAGCGTTGGATCACGTATTATTACATGGCCCTCCGGGCCTCGGAAAGACAACGCTTTCCCATATCATTGCCAACGAGATGGGCGTAGGTATCAAAATTACTTCGGGTCCGGTATTGGACAAACCCGGCGATCTTGCCGGACTGTTAACCGGATTAGACGAAGGAGACATTCTATTTATCGATGAGATACATCGTCTCAGTCCTTTAGTAGAAGAATACTTGTATTCTGCGATGGAGGATTTTAAGATCGATATTATGTTGGAGACTGGTCCGAATGCCCGTTCTGTGCAAATCAGTCTGAACCCATTTACATTGGTAGGTGCTACCACACGATCCGGCTTATTGACCGCTCCTTTGCGTGCCCGTTTTGGTATCAATTCCCGTTTACAGTATTACGACGTGAAGTTGCTGACAACCATTGTCGATCGCTCCGCACATATTATCCGCATACCTATTTCCGAAGAAGGAGCCTATGAGATTGCGCGCCGCAGTCGTGGTACGCCCCGTATAGCAAATGCTTTACTCCGACGCACCCGCGATTTTGCACAAATCAAAGGCACCGGAAACATCGACAAAGCCATTGCTCAGTTTGCGTTGAATGCACTAAATGTGGACGAACATGGGCTGGATGAGATGGACAACCGAATCTTATCGACCATTATCGACAAATTCAAAGGCGGGCCAGTCGGGCTGAAAACCATTGCAACAGCAGTAGGTGAGGATGAGGGTACCATCGAGGAGGTATATGAACCTTTCTTGATTCAGGAAGGATATCTTATGCGTACCTCTCGTGGGCGAGAGTGTACAGAGATGGCGTTCAAACATCTTGGAAAGCTCTATCCACGCGGTAATACCTTATTTTAG
- a CDS encoding carbon starvation protein A: protein MKYLDGMNALTLVFVALLVLAISYRFYGLFLANKVLRLNAKVVTPAVEFADGRDYVKTNKNVLFGHHFAAIAAAGPLVGPVLAAQFGYLPGTLWILIGCVLGGGVHDMVVLFASMRHKGQSLASIASKEIGPTTGTIAGIAVLFILILTLAGLSLACISAMHEASWSLFTVIITMPIAIIMGLIMRYRKDSVTFASILGGILLIAGIVGGHNLMQIPFLNDLFHWDVSTISIAIAVYGFLASVLPIWLLLVPRDYLSTYLKIGTILLLAVGIVFVHPTLQMPALTEFIHGGGPVIGGPVLPFIFIVIACGAISGFHAVIATGTTPKMIGNEREILFVGYGAMLVEGFVALMALIAACTLMPGDYFAINTPAAGYAQFLVENPHLTAVDLPHFMEKIGVDLQGRTGGAVSLAVGMAHIFNSIPYMDEVMAYWYNFAIMFEAVFILTAIDAGTRVGRFFLQEMLGGVFPKFRDKDWMPGVIIASFLFTFAWGYLVFTGNVSSIWPLFGISNQLLAACGLIVCTTMLMRMDRGKYALCAAVPGVMMALVTFWAGYLQVVDIYVPAGDYLLAGLAIVAMVLMLIVFISAFKKWYELSKKSPTETDFYGEKVKELVER, encoded by the coding sequence ATGAAGTACCTCGATGGGATGAATGCGCTGACGTTAGTATTTGTAGCATTGCTAGTATTGGCTATCAGTTATCGTTTTTATGGCCTGTTTTTAGCCAATAAAGTGCTGCGACTAAATGCAAAAGTAGTCACACCTGCCGTAGAGTTTGCCGACGGACGTGACTATGTAAAAACAAATAAAAATGTGCTATTCGGTCATCACTTCGCGGCAATTGCTGCGGCTGGTCCTTTAGTTGGACCGGTACTGGCGGCACAGTTTGGTTATCTTCCTGGTACCTTATGGATCTTAATTGGCTGTGTGCTGGGTGGAGGAGTCCATGATATGGTGGTACTCTTTGCTTCCATGCGACACAAAGGACAAAGCTTGGCTTCAATCGCATCAAAAGAAATTGGACCCACTACCGGTACGATTGCAGGTATAGCCGTTTTATTTATTTTGATTCTCACCTTAGCAGGTTTATCGTTGGCCTGCATTAGTGCCATGCATGAGGCATCCTGGTCACTTTTCACGGTAATTATCACCATGCCGATCGCCATTATTATGGGGTTGATCATGCGTTATCGAAAAGACAGCGTCACATTTGCTAGTATTTTGGGCGGTATCTTGCTGATCGCTGGCATTGTTGGCGGGCACAATCTAATGCAAATTCCCTTTCTCAACGATCTATTTCATTGGGACGTATCTACCATCTCCATCGCGATTGCGGTTTATGGTTTTTTGGCCTCCGTATTGCCCATCTGGTTATTATTGGTGCCGCGCGATTACTTATCCACTTACCTGAAAATAGGAACCATCCTATTGTTAGCTGTCGGAATTGTTTTTGTACATCCGACCTTGCAGATGCCTGCTTTGACAGAGTTCATTCATGGCGGCGGCCCCGTCATTGGCGGTCCGGTATTGCCATTTATATTTATCGTAATCGCCTGTGGCGCCATATCGGGTTTTCATGCCGTCATTGCCACGGGCACCACACCGAAGATGATTGGCAACGAACGAGAAATTCTGTTTGTAGGATACGGTGCCATGTTGGTAGAGGGCTTTGTTGCGCTGATGGCGCTTATTGCAGCCTGTACCTTAATGCCGGGCGACTACTTTGCGATCAATACTCCTGCAGCGGGCTACGCTCAGTTTTTGGTTGAAAATCCGCATCTTACGGCGGTTGATCTTCCTCATTTTATGGAGAAAATCGGTGTCGATTTGCAAGGGCGTACCGGAGGGGCTGTATCTCTCGCCGTCGGTATGGCGCATATCTTCAATAGTATTCCTTATATGGATGAGGTGATGGCCTATTGGTACAATTTTGCCATCATGTTTGAAGCCGTTTTTATCCTAACTGCTATTGATGCAGGAACACGTGTAGGTAGATTTTTCTTACAGGAGATGTTGGGCGGTGTTTTTCCGAAATTTAGGGATAAGGATTGGATGCCCGGTGTTATCATCGCCAGTTTTCTATTCACCTTTGCTTGGGGATACCTGGTATTTACCGGAAATGTAAGTAGTATTTGGCCGCTGTTTGGCATTAGCAATCAACTCTTGGCAGCCTGTGGACTGATTGTCTGTACGACGATGCTGATGCGTATGGATCGTGGTAAATATGCCCTTTGCGCCGCAGTGCCAGGTGTTATGATGGCTCTGGTTACTTTTTGGGCAGGTTACTTGCAGGTGGTTGATATTTACGTTCCCGCTGGAGATTATTTGCTGGCTGGCTTAGCCATTGTGGCCATGGTCTTGATGTTAATCGTATTCATCTCTGCCTTCAAGAAGTGGTATGAACTTTCGAAGAAAAGTCCGACAGAGACAGATTTTTACGGAGAAAAGGTGAAAGAGTTGGTAGAACGATAG
- a CDS encoding AAA family ATPase, whose protein sequence is MHIRESLEQYFQQKPTEQQLQVFALLEEFISRFDSQSLFILKGYAGTGKTTIISTLVKVLPRLQKKTVLLAPTGRAAKVISLYAGRTALTIHKKIYRKKSAASVAMDFTLGDNPHEDTLFIVDEASMLSDDPASVFKSSLLKDLITYVQSGERCVLLFVGDTAQLPPVGMLQSPALRPEYMASRYHLYVTHYELTDVVRQDKNSGILFNATKIRQEIKLEDETAEYPFPQFITRPYTDVFQMTGERLIDGLHYSYDKFGMEQTMVICRSNKAANLYNQHIRNQILFRDEEITGGDLIMIVKNNYFWLQQHDESHTGFIANGDMARIRKVSNVHEMHDFRFADVLIDFLDGNEHDTIQCRILLDSLYVDSPNLPQDQLQKLYESISSDYEDILDRNKRAEAIKKDPYFNALQIKFAYAITCHKAQGGQWPSVFVDQGYLNDEMLTTEFLRWLYTALTRATRELYLVNFHPKFFQPPA, encoded by the coding sequence GTGCATATCCGGGAATCTTTAGAGCAATACTTTCAGCAGAAACCGACCGAACAGCAACTTCAGGTGTTTGCCCTACTCGAGGAATTTATCTCCCGATTTGATTCTCAAAGTCTTTTTATATTGAAGGGATATGCCGGCACCGGCAAGACGACCATTATTAGCACCCTGGTTAAGGTGCTGCCACGCTTACAGAAAAAGACCGTCTTGCTTGCCCCCACCGGACGTGCTGCAAAAGTGATCAGCCTATATGCCGGACGTACCGCATTGACCATTCACAAAAAGATTTACCGAAAGAAATCTGCGGCTTCCGTTGCCATGGATTTTACCTTAGGAGACAATCCACATGAAGATACTTTATTCATTGTTGATGAGGCTTCTATGCTATCTGACGATCCGGCCAGTGTTTTCAAAAGCAGTTTGCTAAAAGACTTGATCACCTATGTACAAAGCGGTGAGCGCTGCGTACTATTATTTGTTGGCGATACGGCGCAGCTACCACCTGTTGGCATGTTGCAAAGTCCGGCGCTGCGACCGGAATACATGGCTAGTCGCTACCATCTGTATGTGACCCATTATGAGTTAACCGATGTGGTGCGGCAGGATAAAAACTCGGGAATCTTATTCAATGCGACCAAAATCCGGCAGGAAATAAAATTGGAGGATGAGACGGCAGAATATCCATTTCCGCAATTTATAACACGACCTTATACCGATGTATTTCAGATGACCGGCGAGCGGCTGATAGATGGCTTGCACTACAGCTACGATAAATTTGGTATGGAACAAACGATGGTGATCTGCCGATCCAACAAAGCCGCCAACTTGTATAATCAGCATATTCGTAATCAGATTTTATTTCGCGACGAGGAGATTACAGGTGGTGATTTGATTATGATCGTGAAAAACAATTACTTTTGGTTGCAGCAGCACGATGAATCGCATACAGGTTTTATTGCTAATGGCGATATGGCTCGGATTCGAAAGGTATCCAATGTACATGAGATGCACGATTTTCGATTTGCCGATGTGCTGATCGATTTTCTGGATGGCAATGAGCACGACACGATTCAATGCCGCATCCTATTGGATAGTTTGTACGTGGATAGTCCAAATCTTCCGCAAGATCAATTGCAGAAACTGTACGAATCGATATCCTCGGATTACGAGGATATTCTGGATCGCAATAAGCGAGCCGAGGCGATCAAAAAAGACCCTTATTTCAATGCCCTACAAATAAAGTTCGCCTACGCCATTACCTGCCACAAAGCACAAGGTGGGCAGTGGCCTTCCGTATTTGTGGATCAGGGATATTTGAATGATGAAATGCTGACCACCGAATTTCTGCGATGGCTCTACACGGCGTTGACACGGGCAACTCGGGAATTGTACCTGGTCAATTTTCATCCCAAATTCTTCCAACCTCCTGCTTGA
- a CDS encoding DUF3822 family protein translates to MNYISADFRIQHLSYYKLVIQAGHQEDVLMIMDQENAVQAYIRYASASPSVDATRLLALPFRHVSIMIPQHSLTFVPAEAYQEEDEDIYGEYLVNKNDQDIYTVDMPRFQLHAIYQLDSLLYQRWYTLFPDATYLPIFQVLFDLVPEDVPSVDTQLFLHEQAGHMHVMLLKEGRFLFYNSFYVTNAADLGYYVRRIMSDFSVPSLDEIQLFNLEKNDPLLAFVQKFSAQLVRVKLPEADVDHHAVHQSAPLFGTLFQRELCV, encoded by the coding sequence ATGAACTATATATCAGCGGATTTTCGTATTCAGCATTTGTCTTATTACAAATTAGTCATCCAAGCAGGACATCAAGAGGATGTGTTGATGATAATGGATCAGGAAAACGCGGTGCAAGCGTATATTCGGTATGCATCGGCAAGTCCTAGCGTGGATGCCACACGTTTGTTGGCATTACCGTTCCGCCATGTTTCGATCATGATTCCACAGCACAGTCTTACATTTGTGCCAGCAGAAGCTTACCAAGAGGAAGACGAAGATATTTACGGAGAATATCTGGTCAACAAGAATGATCAGGATATCTATACCGTAGATATGCCGAGATTTCAACTTCATGCGATCTATCAGCTGGATTCATTGTTGTACCAACGATGGTATACGTTATTTCCTGACGCAACCTATCTTCCCATATTTCAGGTTTTATTTGATCTGGTACCAGAAGATGTACCATCCGTAGATACCCAATTATTTCTGCACGAACAAGCTGGTCATATGCATGTTATGCTCTTGAAGGAGGGCAGGTTTTTGTTCTATAACAGCTTCTATGTAACCAATGCTGCAGATCTTGGCTACTATGTACGTCGGATCATGAGTGATTTTTCGGTACCTTCTTTAGACGAGATCCAGTTATTTAACTTGGAAAAGAACGATCCCTTGCTGGCTTTTGTACAAAAATTTTCAGCACAGCTCGTACGGGTCAAATTACCGGAGGCTGATGTTGATCATCATGCCGTACATCAAAGTGCCCCATTGTTTGGTACGCTATTCCAGCGCGAGCTATGCGTATAA
- the rsmD gene encoding 16S rRNA (guanine(966)-N(2))-methyltransferase RsmD — MRIIGGRIGGIRIHPPANLPVRPTTDIAKEALFNILQHRIDWDGAVCLDLFAGTGNISFELASRGAQSVLSVDAHFKCLKYIAEMAKEHQLTGVSTRKADVFKFVQQEKGSYDFIFADPPYDIDRLPQLAHLILDNNLLKPEGILVIEHPSTRKMLSHPLLRDERKYGYSSFSFYSHDEL, encoded by the coding sequence ATGCGTATAATAGGAGGTCGTATCGGCGGAATACGTATTCATCCGCCTGCAAATCTTCCTGTACGGCCCACTACGGACATCGCCAAGGAAGCCCTGTTTAACATTCTGCAACATCGTATAGATTGGGACGGCGCTGTTTGCCTGGATCTATTTGCAGGTACCGGGAATATTTCTTTCGAATTAGCTTCTCGAGGCGCGCAATCTGTGTTATCGGTAGATGCTCATTTTAAATGCTTGAAGTATATTGCAGAGATGGCAAAAGAGCATCAACTTACAGGGGTGAGCACGCGAAAAGCAGATGTGTTTAAGTTTGTACAACAAGAAAAGGGATCCTATGATTTTATTTTTGCAGATCCTCCTTACGATATAGACCGTTTGCCTCAGTTAGCACACCTAATTCTGGATAACAACTTGTTGAAACCAGAGGGTATTTTGGTCATAGAGCACCCTTCTACAAGAAAGATGCTTAGTCATCCACTATTGCGCGATGAGCGTAAGTACGGATATTCTTCCTTTAGTTTCTATAGTCACGACGAACTTTAA
- the coaD gene encoding pantetheine-phosphate adenylyltransferase produces the protein MRKIAVFPGSFDPFTRAHQDLVLRALPLFDEIIIAIAVNTSKQGLMPFEVREEAITALFKEEAKIQVHRIQGLTVNYCREVGAQFMLRGLRNGIDLEFENAIAQNNLILAPEVESYFLLSRSGFGHISSTIVRDILRNGGDVSALVPEAILPFLKTP, from the coding sequence ATGAGAAAAATTGCTGTATTCCCAGGTTCTTTTGATCCATTTACCCGTGCACATCAGGATTTGGTGCTTCGCGCCCTGCCGCTATTCGATGAGATTATTATCGCCATCGCCGTCAATACATCGAAGCAAGGATTAATGCCTTTCGAAGTACGGGAAGAGGCGATTACTGCCTTGTTCAAAGAAGAGGCGAAAATTCAGGTACATCGTATTCAAGGCCTAACGGTAAACTATTGCCGGGAGGTAGGTGCGCAATTTATGCTCCGGGGATTACGTAACGGGATCGATCTGGAATTTGAAAATGCGATTGCACAGAACAACCTCATTCTCGCTCCAGAAGTAGAGTCTTATTTCCTGCTAAGTAGGAGTGGATTCGGACACATTTCGTCTACAATCGTTCGAGATATTTTGCGAAATGGCGGTGATGTATCTGCATTGGTGCCAGAAGCTATCTTGCCATTTCTGAAAACACCGTAA